The following is a genomic window from Pirellulales bacterium.
CCTGCGGTGGGCTCGCTCATTGTCATGCTGCTGGCGGCTGGGCAGGTCGAAGCTCAGACCGCACGGCCGAACGTCTTGTTCATCTTCAGCGACGATCACGCTTATCAGGCGATCGGCGCTTATGGCCATGGTTTGAACTCGACGCCGAACATCGATCGGCTGGCAGCCGAAGGGATGCGGTTCGATCGCTGCCTCACCACAAACTCGCTTTGCGGGCCGAGCCGCGCTTGCTTGCTCACCGGCAAGTACAGTCACATGAACCACTTTTACAACAACACCAACAGCCGCTTCGACGGCTCGCAGGTGACGTTTCCCAAATTGCTCCAACAAGCTGGTTATCAGACCGCCATCATCGGCAAATGGCATCTGGAAACCGACCCGACCGGCTTCGACTTTTGGGAGATTCTTCCCGGCCAAGGACAATACTACAATCCGCCGATGATCCTGAACGGCCAAAGAGTCAAGAAGCCAGGCTATGTCACGGAGATCATCACGGACGATTGCCTCGATTGGCTGCGCAACAAGCGCGACAAATCGAAGCCGTTCATCTTGATGTGCCAGCACAAGGCGCCGCATCGCGAGTGGGAGCCGGCGCTGGCGCACATGGCCGACTACGACGGCGTCAAGTTTCCCGAGCCGCCGACGCTATTCGACGACTACGCGGGCCGCGGCAAGGCCGAGCATGAGCAGGACATGATGATCGGCCGCACGCTGACGCCGCGCGATTTGAAGCTCACTCCGCCGCCAACAATGAACGCCGGACAGAGAAAGATCTGGGACGCATATTACGAGCCGCGGAATGCCCAATTCCGCGAGCAGAATCCGCGCGGGCAAGATTTGGTCCGCTGGAAGTATCAGCGGTACATGCACGACTATCTGGCGACAATCTCGTCCGTCGATGAAAGCGTGGGCAGGCTGCTCGACTATCTCGACAACGAGGGACTCGCGCAGAATACGATCGTCGTCTATTCATCCGATCAGGGATTCTTCCTCGGCGAGCACGGCTGGTTCGACAAGCGTTGGATTTTCGAGGAATCGCTCCGGACGCCTCTATTGATCCGCTGGCCGGGCGTCGTGAAGCCGAGGAGCACCAACGCCGACATCGTGTCGAACCTCGATTTCGCCGAGACGCTGCTCGACGCGGCGGGCGTCGCCGTACCGGCCGAAATGCAAGGCCGAAGCCTCGTGCCGATTCTCAAGGGACAAACGCCCGCCGACTGGCGAAAGGGCTTTTACTACCATTACTACGAGCATCCGGGACCGCATAACGTGGCGAAGCAGTACGGCATCATCACCGACCGCTATAAGCTGGTTCATTTTTATGAACCGGAATTCAACTACTGGGAATTGTTCGATTTGAAGAACGACCCCCGCGAGCTTCGCAGCGTCTACGACGAGCCGAAGTATATCGCGGCGCGGAAAGACCTGCATGAGCAGCTCGATCGCTTGCGGATCGAACTGAAAGAGCAGTCCGAAGACCCGCCAGAGAGCTTGATCCCAAGCCCGGGACGTGCTCCAAAGACGCCGCCGGCGCAACCGAAGCGCTTGGAATAGTGTTCATATATATACTATCGACGCGCCGAAGACCAAATCCAGTTTCAGTCGAAGTAGTTGATCGCGTTCAACCGGCTCTGGCTACGACGGGCATGGGTTGACCGGCCAACAGCGACCGAAGACGGTCGAACTCTTCGCTAGTTGAGAATTGGATAACAATCTTGCCGCGGCCTTTGGCCGTTTCTCGGATCGACACTTTCGTGCCAAGCGATTCGCGCAGCTCTTGTTCGAGTGCGGCAAGGTTTTGGCCCCGGCCCCGCGACGATCGCGATGTCTTGCCGGTGGCGGGCGCGTCGGCATCGTTCGATTGGATCTGCTCTTGGACAGCCTGCTCGGTCGCGCGAACGCTCAATCCCTCGGCTTGAATTCGCTGGCAGAAGGCAACCTGCTCGCGTTCGTCGCCCAGCGGCAGGAGCGCGCGAGCGTGGCCTGGCGAGACGGCGCCGCTGCGGATTGCGTCCTGCACGGTCGCGGGCAGCTCGAGCAGCCGGATCAGATTGGCGATCGTTGAGCGATCGATATTGAGCCGTCCAGCCAATTCCTCCTGAGTGCATTGGTATCGCTCGATGTACTGCTCGAAAGAGGCCGCCTTTTCGAGTGAATTGAGGTCCTTTCGTTGCAAGTTCTCGACGATCGCCAGCTCGGCCACCTGCCGATCGTCGGCATCGCGCAACTGCACGGTCACTTCCATCCAACCCGCTTTCACCGCCGCCCGAAGCCGGCGCTCGCCGGCGATCAATTGATAGCGCTCTCCGACACGGCGCACCAGAATCGGCTGGATCAGTCCGTGCTCGGTTAGGCT
Proteins encoded in this region:
- a CDS encoding sulfatase, whose product is MKSWHKIAAVGMLLHLMPPAVGSLIVMLLAAGQVEAQTARPNVLFIFSDDHAYQAIGAYGHGLNSTPNIDRLAAEGMRFDRCLTTNSLCGPSRACLLTGKYSHMNHFYNNTNSRFDGSQVTFPKLLQQAGYQTAIIGKWHLETDPTGFDFWEILPGQGQYYNPPMILNGQRVKKPGYVTEIITDDCLDWLRNKRDKSKPFILMCQHKAPHREWEPALAHMADYDGVKFPEPPTLFDDYAGRGKAEHEQDMMIGRTLTPRDLKLTPPPTMNAGQRKIWDAYYEPRNAQFREQNPRGQDLVRWKYQRYMHDYLATISSVDESVGRLLDYLDNEGLAQNTIVVYSSDQGFFLGEHGWFDKRWIFEESLRTPLLIRWPGVVKPRSTNADIVSNLDFAETLLDAAGVAVPAEMQGRSLVPILKGQTPADWRKGFYYHYYEHPGPHNVAKQYGIITDRYKLVHFYEPEFNYWELFDLKNDPRELRSVYDEPKYIAARKDLHEQLDRLRIELKEQSEDPPESLIPSPGRAPKTPPAQPKRLE
- a CDS encoding ParB/RepB/Spo0J family partition protein, coding for MSKERRLGRGLEALLGRSYAEPQRTDHLALHVPSDDSAADGGASANASSESAGNGQLTISVHDIERNPFQPRREFDEQEIAALADSLTEHGLIQPILVRRVGERYQLIAGERRLRAAVKAGWMEVTVQLRDADDRQVAELAIVENLQRKDLNSLEKAASFEQYIERYQCTQEELAGRLNIDRSTIANLIRLLELPATVQDAIRSGAVSPGHARALLPLGDEREQVAFCQRIQAEGLSVRATEQAVQEQIQSNDADAPATGKTSRSSRGRGQNLAALEQELRESLGTKVSIRETAKGRGKIVIQFSTSEEFDRLRSLLAGQPMPVVARAG